The genomic segment CAGCCTGCGCGCACTCGCTACGTTCCCCATCGGCGTTGGCGTCGACGGCGGCTACGAAGCCCACAGCCTACCGAGCACGCCGGCGGAACAGAAGATCGTCGAAAAGCACTTCAGCCAGGTCACGCCGGGCAACATCATGAAGATGAGCTACCTGCACCCGAACCAGAACACCTATGACTTCGCGCAGGCGGACGAACTGGTGAACTACGCGGCAGCGCACGGCATCGGCGTGCATGCGCACACGCTGATCTGGCATTCGGACTACCAGGTGCCCGCGTTCATGAAGAGCTTCAGCGGCGACAAGGCGGCCTTCCTGGCGATGCTGGACGATCATGTGAAGAACATCGCGTCGCACTACGCCGGCCGCGTGCAGAGCTGGGACGTCGTCAACGAGGCGCTGAACGACGGCGGCGGCTACCGCCAGTCGCTGTTCTACCAGCACGCGGGCCCCGACTACATCGAACGTGCGTTCAGCGCGGCGCGTGCGGCCGATCCGGACGCGCTTCTCTACTACAACGACTACAACATGGAGTCCGATGCGAACAAGCTCGCTTCGCTGACCACGATGCTCGACGGCTTCAAGGCACGCGGCGTGCCCATCGACGGCGTGGGCTTCCAGATGCACGTGTCTATGGACTACCCATCGGTGAATCAGATCGAAGCGTCGCTGAAGCAGGTCGTAGACCGCGGCCTGAAGGTCAAGATCTCGGAACTCGACATCCCGATCAACAACCCGTACGGCAGCGCCTACCAGTCCGGCGACATCAAGACGGCGTACACACTGGACCTGGGTCTGGCGCAGAAGAAGCGCTATTGCGAGGTGGTGAAGGCCTACATGGATACCGTGCCCGCCAGCCAACGCGGCGGCCTTGTGGTGTGGGGCGTGAGCGATCCGAACAGCTGGTTGATTCCGTTTCTGTTCAATAACCGGCACGACGACTGGCCACTGATGTTCGACGGCAGGTACCACGACAAGCCGGCGCTACGCGGTGTGGCGGATGCGTTGACCGGGCAGGCTTGCACGACCAGCTGGTAATCGTCTTCTCCGTCACTGCCGGAGCGACGTCCCAGCGCGAGATCGGAATCCTGCCCTCGGCCTCGCGCAGCAGGCGCACCAGCACTGCTGGTCAGCGTCGCGTTGAAGCGGTGCCGCATATGCCTCTTAACGCACTGTCCAGGCTGTCCTTATGGCTACCGCTCCCTTTTCCAGCGGAGGTGGACGCCCGGGGCGTAAAGACTCTCCCAACAGTTCCCCGGTCCTCGGATCAAACCGTAACGCCTGCCCATTACTGTCACACTCCATACCCGGTCCCGCGCCGAGTGAGCAGCCCGACCCCTAGACGCGCAATACGCTCCTCAAACACTACCGCGTCCACCTGTTTCCCTTTCAAAGCCTGCATCAAGGGCACGGCCAATCGAACCTGATTCGCCGCCCGCTCCACCCGGGTCAGCACAGCCGGATCCAACTGCACACGCTTCCCGGTCACGGACCACAGCAAGGTCAGTGAGCCCTGCGCTCACTCCTGTAACGCTGGACGGGGTTCCTTCACCAAGGCCTCCAAGCGTTCCCACAACGGGGAGACCTGCAGCGCATTCGGGCCATTGAACAGCGCGAGGGGGTGGGCATCCTCCAAGAGCACCGTCCGCGTTGCCTCGCGAATCCGCTGCGCGTGCGCCGCCAGTTGCTCCAGCGACACCACGGGAGGCGGTCGTCGAGCACCCTTTGGGGCGGTTGCAGCACCAGCTCTTGACGAAGCACCGCAGGAGCGGCACGGTCAGAGTCAGAAGGCCGCGGTGCGGGTGAGCTTGGAACGCGTGTACAGCGGGTAGACGGGCACTCGGGTGGTCATCGGCTGGGTCTTTTCGAGAGGGACTTGATGTGTCGATCGTGGAAGCGCCCGTAGACAGCGAGAGAAGCAAGGGCGAAGTCCCCACCCCGATGACCACTGCAACCAAGGCGACGGGGAACAGGGCAGGGGAGAAGGTCTTCGAAGGCCCCGGTCAATCTGACGTGAGGTACGGCACACCCTTTGCCGACACGAGCCCTCCAAGCTCGCCGAACGGTTGAGGCCCGACCACAAACCTCTTTGTCATACCCCCGAGAGCATGCCTGCAAGATGCCAGGGAGCGCAACTGCTCACCCGCTTGGCTACTGAAGTCAAATAGGCACCCAAAGACGCTCAGGACAGTGGAAGTGGCCTTGTAGGGGTGTCGTGATCTCCTTCACCACAATCCCGCGAAGGTGCATTCCCTACTCGCGGTACAAAGTCTTTTTACGACTTCAGACCCAAGTTTGAACTTGGGAGCTGACTGCCTACAGCCTACGATGTTGGGCGAACCCATCTTGAATTTTGCCAGCCATAAGCTGGCACGGCGTGGTCTTGCGCTGCCAGGCCTCATACATAGCCCAACCTTCTTGTTATTCCCGGAGGTTTTATCTATTTCACCCAGTAAGGGTTCATTGTCACGGCTCGGTTACCCCGCCCCCATCTCAAGGAAGGTCGCCAGAAACCATGCTAAAACTTAACACTCCATTCATACTACTCCTCACCGCTACCCTTGCTTTAACAGCATGTAGCGCCTCACAACTCGACTCGAACGCGCCTACTACCGAGAACCACGGTGGAGTTCAAACAAGGTCTATTTCTAATACAGCATCCCCACTTACTACTGTAACTTCACAGGCTATAAACAATGGGTTAAACATTGATTTGTCGCGACCAGGACCAGCGATCAGCCGCCATCTGTGGGGCCAATTTTTTGAGGATATTAACCAGGCTGCTGACGGGGGCTTGTATGCAGAGTTGGTCAAAAACCGGGCATTCAATGAGAATTCCACTTCTATCCCCGGTTGGAGTACGCTCGCGCAGAATGCCACTGGGAGCGTCTCATTGGACGCTACACAACATGCTGGCGCCATGGCCAGGTCCTTGCGAATGGACGTCAGTAATGTCAATGCTGGCGGTTCGTTCGGTGTGGTCAATGGTGGCTATTTTGGGCTGAAAGTTGTGAATGGCACGACATACACTGCCACTGTCTGGGCAAAGTCCACGACCAACAGCACCCTTGAAGTGCGTCTTGAAGATAGCAGCGGGACAGTGCTGGGACGGGGAACTGTCAATGGTGTAAACGGCACTTGGCAGAAATTTACGTTGCCAATTACGGCCAGCAGTGGCAGTGGTACTGGGAACCGCGTTGTCGTAGCCGCTCAAAGCGCTGGCACAGTCTGGTTGCAGATGGTATCACTCTTCCCACCTACCTACAAAGGTCGCCCGAACGGCTTGCGCACCGATCTCGCTGAAAAAGTTGCCGCCTTGAAGCCGGGCCTCTTCCGTTTTCCTGGAGGCAATTTCATAGAAGCTGCCAACCGAGCTACTCACTGGGATTGGAAAAAAACTGTTGGGGACAACATCGACCGTCCAGGACACTTTAATTCTGCCTGGGGTTATTTCTCCAGTGATGGACTAGGAATTTATGAATATCTTCAATACGCTGAAGATATCGGGGCCGAGCCCGTATTAGGTATTTACGCAGGACTGCACCTTGACGGTGGAAACGACATCCTCACTGAATCGGAATTGGCACCTTACGTGCAGGATGCTTTAGATGCACTTGAGTATGCCAATGGGCCTACCACCTCGGTTTGGGGCGCGAAAAGGGCAGCAGCAGGTCACCCAGCTCCATTCAACTTAAAATATTTGGAGATTGGTAATGAAGACTGGTTGAACAACGGTGCTTCATCTTACGTCCAATACCGCTACCGTGTATTCCACGACGCTATTAAGGCGCGTTACCCGAATGTGAAATTGATCGCCACTGTCCGCGACAGCATGAACCGCACTCCAGATATTATTGATGATCATTACTACCTGCCCACGCAAACCATGTTGGACTTTTCACATAACTATGACAACTATCCTCGAACAAATACCAAAATATTTGTTGGAGAATACGCCTCGTTGGGCGGTACGGAACCGAACAGAAGCGCTAGTCTGGCCGGCGCTATTGGCGAAGCGGGATTCATGACAGGTCTGGAGCGCAACTCGGACGTAGTTTGGGGATCAGCTTATGCGCCTCTGTTTCAGCATTTGAATAACACGCAGTGGGAACCGGACATGATCCAGTTTAATGCTGAAACATCATACGTTTCACCTAACTATTACGTCCAGCAGATGTTTTCCAGTAATACTGGCACTGAAGTGGTTCCTGCTAGCTTTACCAGTGATGTGCAGAACGTTTTCCAGTCCAGTAGCTTAAATCGACAAACTGGAAAATTATTTGTGAAGGTCGTCAATAACAATACGGTGTCTAAAACGCTTACTCTGGACTTATCAAGTGCAGCTGCTGTTCAGGCATCTGGAAGCAGCATAGTTCTCTCCTCAACCAATCGTGCGGCAACTAACACCCTTAGTCAACCAAATGCCATCGCTCCAATTGCTGGTTCCTTTACGGCCAGCAAGACTTTTAATTACACCTTCCCGGCAAATTCGGTCACGGTACTTACTATGAATGTTACTCCAGGACAGATTAAACTTCCCCTGGGCGAGACCCATTCCCTTAAGGCCTTGACATCCAACCTTTCTGGTAACTGGTACGTTCGTCATCAAAATCAGATCGGGATCATCTCTGCCCTCGATAAAACCTCCAGTCTGCTGGACAAGAAGGAGGCTACGTTTAAACTGGTGGCAGGTCTCTCTGATGCCAACTGTGTATCCTTTGAGGCTTTCAATCACCCCGGCCAGTATTTGCGACACTTTAATTACCGTATTAGACTCGACGCTAACGACAACAGCCAGCTCTTCAAGGACGACGCCACTTTCTGTCCAGAAGGAGGTAAAATCGGAAGAGGTCTGTCATTCCGGGCTAAAAATCTTGATGGATACTATCTGAGACATTACGACTTCGCACTCTATATGGCGAAAAATGGTGGAGCCAGCAGCTGGGATACTCCTAATCTTTTTGAAGAGGATACCTCCTTTGACCTAACTGCCCCGCTGCACCGCAGTTTGGTAGATGTT from the Deinococcus hopiensis KR-140 genome contains:
- a CDS encoding AbfB domain-containing protein is translated as MSRPGPAISRHLWGQFFEDINQAADGGLYAELVKNRAFNENSTSIPGWSTLAQNATGSVSLDATQHAGAMARSLRMDVSNVNAGGSFGVVNGGYFGLKVVNGTTYTATVWAKSTTNSTLEVRLEDSSGTVLGRGTVNGVNGTWQKFTLPITASSGSGTGNRVVVAAQSAGTVWLQMVSLFPPTYKGRPNGLRTDLAEKVAALKPGLFRFPGGNFIEAANRATHWDWKKTVGDNIDRPGHFNSAWGYFSSDGLGIYEYLQYAEDIGAEPVLGIYAGLHLDGGNDILTESELAPYVQDALDALEYANGPTTSVWGAKRAAAGHPAPFNLKYLEIGNEDWLNNGASSYVQYRYRVFHDAIKARYPNVKLIATVRDSMNRTPDIIDDHYYLPTQTMLDFSHNYDNYPRTNTKIFVGEYASLGGTEPNRSASLAGAIGEAGFMTGLERNSDVVWGSAYAPLFQHLNNTQWEPDMIQFNAETSYVSPNYYVQQMFSSNTGTEVVPASFTSDVQNVFQSSSLNRQTGKLFVKVVNNNTVSKTLTLDLSSAAAVQASGSSIVLSSTNRAATNTLSQPNAIAPIAGSFTASKTFNYTFPANSVTVLTMNVTPGQIKLPLGETHSLKALTSNLSGNWYVRHQNQIGIISALDKTSSLLDKKEATFKLVAGLSDANCVSFEAFNHPGQYLRHFNYRIRLDANDNSQLFKDDATFCPEGGKIGRGLSFRAKNLDGYYLRHYDFALYMAKNGGASSWDTPNLFEEDTSFDLTAPLHRSLVDVPTGLSSLKAATPGLSNYFLRHRNNLGWVESITNSSAPTDRQDATFKVVQGLADNSCVSFESRNFPGQYLRHYDFRLRLETSNNSATFDDDATFCAVPGLSGNGLSFQSFNFPAYYLRHYNTEAWIAEKGNGAAGTTALFNEDASFTIEAPLAP
- a CDS encoding endo-1,4-beta-xylanase, encoding MRNAGMDGVPSPVARSNLTFVAVDASSPETISGTAVRNFKRFDGSGADVTLAPKLIPTVGMTLINGIPTVNASQADFQALTTAEASGIGQPAGVRDVFQYGFVVRNRTGSGRTLSANPGVDQYDGLVTFAVRLPLQANPINDPYSFSLVFEVVEDSANRVTRVPEETVSQAQSRATALGASLVDGTTICRVRVAGPVTSPITTLYDLGVTSTAAGGGNGCYDAGVASLRALATFPIGVGVDGGYEAHSLPSTPAEQKIVEKHFSQVTPGNIMKMSYLHPNQNTYDFAQADELVNYAAAHGIGVHAHTLIWHSDYQVPAFMKSFSGDKAAFLAMLDDHVKNIASHYAGRVQSWDVVNEALNDGGGYRQSLFYQHAGPDYIERAFSAARAADPDALLYYNDYNMESDANKLASLTTMLDGFKARGVPIDGVGFQMHVSMDYPSVNQIEASLKQVVDRGLKVKISELDIPINNPYGSAYQSGDIKTAYTLDLGLAQKKRYCEVVKAYMDTVPASQRGGLVVWGVSDPNSWLIPFLFNNRHDDWPLMFDGRYHDKPALRGVADALTGQACTTSW